From the Luteolibacter arcticus genome, one window contains:
- a CDS encoding OsmC family protein, translated as MVEIKIDYQGDLHCSALHVPSGTTLETDAPVDNNGRGESFSPTDLVATGLGVCMATVMGIVAKRKEIPLEGLKVAVRKYMTTETPRRIAKLEVDLDMPLPADHPERRMLENTGNGCPVHHSLHPDIEVVLNWRWQ; from the coding sequence ATGGTTGAAATCAAGATCGACTACCAGGGCGACCTCCACTGCTCCGCCCTTCACGTTCCGTCCGGCACCACGCTCGAAACCGATGCGCCGGTGGATAACAATGGCCGCGGTGAATCCTTTTCTCCCACCGATCTCGTCGCCACCGGACTGGGGGTCTGCATGGCCACCGTCATGGGCATCGTCGCCAAGCGGAAGGAGATCCCGCTCGAAGGGCTGAAGGTCGCGGTAAGGAAGTATATGACCACCGAGACGCCGCGGCGCATTGCCAAGCTGGAAGTGGATCTCGATATGCCGCTACCGGCGGATCATCCGGAGCGGCGGATGTTAGAGAACACGGGGAATGGCTGTCCTGTGCATCACAGCCTGCACCCGGACATCGAGGTGGTGCTGAATTGGCGGTGGCAGTAG
- the pyrH gene encoding UMP kinase — protein MSSSPPRYKRAILKLSGEALREPGSTDNISPEIVERIAREVREALAPGDVQLGIVVGGGNFWRGASASARGMDRATADYVGMLATVMNSLALQGSLEHHGVPCVVQSAIEMKNVAETFIRRKAERHLNEGRVVIFAAGTGSPFFSTDTTAALRASEMSANVVFKATMVDGVYDSDPKKNPNAKKFSRVSFHDCISKQFKVMDATAFSLCMDNHIPIVIFDLGEVGNITRALRGESIGTLVNGEETVAA, from the coding sequence ATGAGTTCGTCCCCTCCCCGCTATAAAAGAGCCATCCTGAAACTGAGCGGGGAAGCCCTCCGCGAACCCGGTAGCACCGACAACATCTCACCGGAGATCGTCGAGCGAATCGCCCGCGAAGTCCGGGAGGCCTTGGCTCCCGGTGATGTCCAGCTCGGCATCGTGGTCGGTGGCGGTAATTTCTGGCGCGGTGCCTCCGCCAGCGCCCGCGGCATGGATCGCGCCACTGCGGACTACGTCGGCATGCTGGCCACGGTGATGAACTCTCTCGCACTTCAAGGCTCGCTCGAGCACCACGGTGTGCCCTGTGTGGTTCAGTCCGCCATCGAGATGAAGAACGTCGCCGAGACCTTCATTCGACGGAAGGCCGAGCGCCACCTCAACGAAGGCCGCGTGGTGATCTTTGCCGCCGGCACCGGCAGCCCGTTCTTCTCCACCGACACGACCGCCGCGCTGCGGGCCAGCGAAATGAGCGCGAATGTCGTCTTCAAGGCCACCATGGTCGATGGCGTTTACGATTCGGACCCGAAAAAGAACCCGAACGCCAAGAAGTTTTCCCGCGTTTCCTTCCACGACTGCATTTCGAAGCAGTTCAAGGTGATGGACGCCACGGCGTTCAGCCTGTGCATGGACAATCACATCCCGATCGTGATCTTCGATCTTGGGGAAGTGGGCAACATCACCCGTGCGCTGCGCGGCGAGTCGATCGGCACCTTGGTCAACGGCGAGGAGACCGTGGCCGCCTGA
- the lipB gene encoding lipoyl(octanoyl) transferase LipB translates to MRTIHLGSGIGYEDGLKRQDAAVDALLNGSGEETLFLLEHAPVYTIGRLRDQSSLRDPSTLPAPVFETNRGGQATYHGLGQLVGYPILDLRERNRDLHAHLRGIEEALILTCHDFGIPAGRREGLTGVWVENRKLASIGVGVRKWISMHGFAINITPESLLPFFAITPCGIDGVIMSSVAQEARKPVTVDEFAAAFVPQFEKLFARS, encoded by the coding sequence ATGAGAACCATTCACCTCGGCTCCGGCATTGGCTATGAAGACGGCCTGAAGAGACAGGACGCTGCCGTGGACGCATTGCTCAACGGTTCCGGGGAAGAAACGCTCTTCCTGTTAGAACACGCCCCGGTTTACACCATCGGCCGGCTTCGCGACCAATCGTCGCTCCGGGACCCCTCGACTCTCCCTGCTCCGGTCTTCGAAACCAACCGCGGCGGCCAGGCGACCTACCACGGCCTTGGCCAACTCGTCGGCTACCCGATCCTCGACCTGCGCGAGCGAAACCGCGACCTCCACGCCCACCTCCGCGGCATCGAGGAAGCGCTCATCCTCACCTGCCATGACTTCGGCATTCCCGCCGGCCGCCGCGAAGGACTGACCGGCGTGTGGGTCGAGAACCGCAAGCTCGCCTCGATCGGCGTGGGCGTACGGAAGTGGATCTCCATGCACGGCTTCGCGATTAACATCACGCCGGAGTCGCTGCTGCCGTTCTTCGCCATCACGCCATGCGGGATCGACGGCGTGATCATGAGCAGCGTGGCCCAGGAAGCTCGCAAGCCGGTGACGGTGGACGAATTCGCCGCAGCCTTTGTCCCCCAATTCGAAAAGCTGTTCGCGCGAAGCTGA
- the kaiC gene encoding circadian clock protein KaiC, translating into MKSTIEPAADASKARTGIAGFDEITHGGLPHGRTTLLVGGPGSGKTIMALQSLVNGVRLYNEPAIFVAFEEDTKRILANARKFGWKLAELQKKKLFFLDAQPPFDLFQSGDFDLSGMLAALDSKAKEINARRIAFDAIDVVLMLLEDPAARRREIYRLHDWLLDRGFTAIMTAKSGDYERGGEIEASMGFIQFMVDCTVVLNHEVVQGVSQRNLRVVKYRGSPFSENESPFLIGSDGLEVSGARGLGDQSEPDLPVTGERVSSGVARLDAMLCGGYYRGASVLVTGVPGTAKSTLGGCFAEAACLRGERTLLVSFDSDANEMVRNLSSVNIRLAPHAKKGMLRLVSARAVTGSAEIHLMRIKKLVTEHRARCLVIDPISALCNSGNEVTAHGVVERLIHWTKTSGITIICTSLLDDAGTQMGSTPLEVSTIADTWIHLNYLVHAGERNRGLSIVKSRGTAHSNQVRELILSDTGVTLADAYTAGGEVLMGTLRWEKELAIRVAHDEAEASKELKQVTLESEEALIEVRLKAVQLELKVKRAEKVALTRSTTDRSNERARGQSHLQELRGVDET; encoded by the coding sequence ATGAAATCAACCATAGAACCCGCAGCTGATGCGTCCAAGGCGCGCACCGGCATCGCGGGCTTCGACGAGATCACCCATGGAGGGCTGCCCCATGGACGGACCACCTTGCTGGTCGGCGGTCCTGGCTCCGGCAAAACCATCATGGCCTTGCAATCGCTGGTCAATGGGGTGCGACTTTACAACGAGCCGGCGATCTTCGTGGCTTTCGAGGAGGACACGAAGCGCATCCTCGCCAATGCCAGGAAGTTCGGCTGGAAGCTGGCGGAGCTGCAAAAGAAAAAGCTGTTCTTCCTCGACGCCCAACCGCCCTTCGACCTTTTTCAATCGGGAGATTTCGACCTTAGCGGAATGCTTGCCGCCTTGGACTCCAAGGCGAAAGAGATCAACGCGCGGAGGATCGCCTTCGACGCGATCGATGTCGTGCTCATGCTGCTTGAAGACCCCGCGGCCCGGCGACGGGAGATCTATCGGCTGCACGACTGGCTGCTGGACCGGGGATTCACCGCCATCATGACGGCGAAATCCGGTGACTACGAGCGCGGCGGGGAAATCGAGGCGAGCATGGGCTTCATACAGTTCATGGTCGATTGCACGGTGGTGCTCAACCACGAGGTGGTTCAGGGAGTGTCGCAGAGGAACCTGCGGGTGGTGAAATACCGGGGCTCGCCGTTCTCGGAGAATGAATCGCCGTTTTTGATCGGTTCGGACGGCCTTGAGGTTTCGGGAGCCCGGGGTCTGGGCGATCAAAGCGAACCAGATCTACCTGTCACAGGGGAGCGCGTGTCAAGCGGTGTGGCCCGGCTCGATGCCATGCTTTGCGGAGGCTATTATCGCGGCGCGAGCGTGCTCGTCACCGGCGTTCCCGGCACCGCCAAGTCCACCTTGGGAGGATGCTTCGCGGAGGCGGCCTGCCTACGCGGCGAGCGTACGCTGCTCGTCAGTTTCGATTCGGATGCGAACGAGATGGTCCGCAACCTCTCTTCCGTGAACATCCGTCTGGCACCCCACGCGAAGAAGGGCATGCTCCGGCTGGTGTCGGCGCGGGCCGTCACGGGCAGCGCCGAGATCCATTTGATGCGGATCAAAAAGCTCGTCACCGAACACCGCGCCCGCTGCCTGGTCATCGACCCGATTTCGGCACTTTGCAATTCGGGCAATGAGGTCACCGCGCACGGCGTGGTGGAACGATTGATCCACTGGACGAAAACCTCGGGGATCACCATCATTTGTACCAGCCTGCTCGACGACGCCGGGACCCAGATGGGAAGCACGCCGCTCGAAGTCTCGACCATCGCGGACACGTGGATCCACTTGAACTATCTGGTCCATGCCGGCGAGCGAAACCGCGGCCTTTCCATCGTCAAATCCCGCGGCACCGCCCATTCCAACCAGGTGCGAGAACTGATCCTGAGCGACACGGGCGTCACGCTCGCCGACGCCTACACCGCCGGAGGCGAGGTGCTAATGGGCACTCTGCGTTGGGAAAAGGAGCTCGCTATCCGAGTCGCCCACGATGAGGCCGAGGCCTCGAAGGAGCTTAAACAGGTCACGCTCGAATCCGAGGAGGCGCTGATCGAGGTGCGGCTCAAGGCGGTGCAGCTCGAGCTCAAGGTGAAGCGCGCGGAGAAAGTCGCACTTACCCGCTCGACCACGGACCGCTCCAACGAGCGGGCCCGGGGCCAGAGCCACTTGCAGGAGCTGAGAGGAGTGGACGAGACATGA
- a CDS encoding addiction module protein, producing the protein MATTVDLETMTTADKLRLMEDIWQDLSAQKNEIVSPDWHGDVLAERERLTASGEEKFIPWDSAKKQLRDELT; encoded by the coding sequence ATGGCGACGACAGTCGATTTGGAAACCATGACCACTGCCGACAAGCTCCGGCTCATGGAGGACATCTGGCAGGACCTTTCCGCGCAGAAGAACGAAATTGTTTCGCCGGATTGGCATGGCGATGTCCTCGCAGAGAGAGAACGTCTCACCGCGTCCGGCGAGGAAAAGTTCATCCCTTGGGACTCGGCCAAGAAACAACTGCGCGATGAGTTGACGTGA
- the frr gene encoding ribosome recycling factor, whose product MDPETAILETEDAMEKAVEYLQHEFATVRTGKASPGLVENIDVHVHSYGSTMKLKQLAMITAPEARLLEVKVFDPATTQDVERAIRESRLGLNPAAAGISLRIPIPELSEERRLQMVKLIKQIAEEAKVRVRSSRKEGMDAAKKMKADNVLTEDGQKDHETEVQKLTDKYVKVIDEVVAAKEKEVMKV is encoded by the coding sequence ATGGACCCGGAAACCGCTATTCTAGAGACCGAAGATGCCATGGAAAAGGCCGTGGAGTACCTGCAACACGAGTTTGCCACGGTACGCACCGGCAAGGCTTCGCCTGGCCTCGTGGAAAACATCGACGTGCACGTGCACAGCTACGGCAGCACGATGAAGCTCAAGCAGCTTGCGATGATCACCGCGCCGGAAGCGAGGTTGCTCGAGGTGAAGGTGTTCGATCCCGCCACGACTCAGGATGTGGAGCGTGCGATCCGTGAATCGCGCCTCGGCCTGAATCCCGCCGCTGCCGGTATTTCGCTGCGCATCCCGATCCCGGAACTTTCCGAAGAGCGTCGCTTGCAGATGGTGAAGCTCATCAAGCAGATCGCCGAGGAAGCCAAGGTCCGTGTGCGTTCCAGCCGCAAGGAAGGCATGGACGCGGCCAAGAAGATGAAGGCCGACAACGTCCTCACCGAGGACGGCCAGAAGGATCACGAGACCGAGGTGCAGAAGCTGACCGACAAGTACGTCAAGGTCATCGACGAAGTCGTCGCGGCGAAGGAGAAGGAAGTGATGAAGGTCTGA
- a CDS encoding SUMF1/EgtB/PvdO family nonheme iron enzyme — MPTNRPRPDPVIPDHEVLRKIGGGAYGEVWLARGVTGALRAVKVVWREDFEDERSFEREFEGILKFEPMSRDHPGLVNILHVGRSTDGVSFYYYVMELGDDVLTGRDINPIEYEARTLRSDVKRVPGKRLDTEFCIDVGVRLAESLRHLHDNGLAHRDVKPANVIFVGGKAKLADIGLVATRGQRTFVGTEGFVPPEGPGSAQADVYSLGKVLYEIASGKDRMDFPELPDDMPPKPERKRWLALNQIICDICEPQLSKRRVSTAGDLADALRRLQEGKRRKRRRPVGAFFATVLTAAALVFGTWEAFKGSPWMSFSNQFANLLPEVGGGTPPPTGGGEVKKPPARALIKVNSRPEGAVVIDSSGEILGTTPTDLISSHVGEQVSFRLEKEGFAPASLQAEVPESASEEPLLLEAELKIFSPPQPNEPWVDHLGQRYGPVGEGHQSRRPVGQEEWERYRAAKERPADVAEFVEVEEDGIKRKVVVTSEGEAQAFCWWLAETGIQAGFLTVNHQGRQLMDVTFSNTGLSERARKENFRPFRCRVEPIPFAKIVLTTEPAGAEVFLKAADSAFNSSIGLTNGPLTSDPLRPAGYELLVLLEGYKPLSRKVTLKSNETLELHLKLQLNNSVVMEKPWENGLGMKFVPLGADLMASIWETRVKDYDAFVRARNLPNPSTDFQQGPDHPVVFVSREDAESFCAWLTEVERKQERLTQVHEYRLPTDYEWSLMADLKEPIELSPARRDTLRAKVFMWGAAWPPGVGGVKVGNLADATASIILRAERVIPGYNDGFEKTAPVGSFQPNALGIYDLCGNVHEWVSDNYSPTSPSAVLRGGGWNTYQPQNLYIGARNTQPKEFRDSIYGFRVVLAKVPPIPETSPAENGTTTDG, encoded by the coding sequence ATGCCGACGAATAGGCCGCGCCCTGATCCGGTCATTCCCGACCACGAGGTCCTGCGGAAAATCGGCGGCGGGGCCTACGGTGAAGTTTGGCTCGCACGAGGCGTGACCGGTGCCCTGCGTGCGGTCAAGGTCGTCTGGCGTGAGGATTTCGAGGACGAGCGCAGCTTCGAGCGTGAATTCGAGGGCATCCTCAAGTTCGAGCCGATGTCCCGCGATCACCCGGGGCTGGTCAATATCCTCCACGTCGGCCGCAGCACCGATGGTGTCTCCTTCTACTACTACGTGATGGAGCTGGGGGATGACGTGCTCACCGGGCGCGACATCAATCCCATCGAGTATGAGGCGCGCACTCTGCGCAGCGACGTGAAACGCGTCCCGGGCAAGCGCCTCGACACCGAATTCTGCATCGATGTCGGCGTGCGCCTGGCGGAATCGCTGCGCCATCTCCACGACAATGGCCTGGCGCACCGCGACGTGAAGCCGGCGAACGTGATCTTCGTCGGAGGGAAGGCGAAGTTAGCCGATATCGGGCTGGTCGCCACCCGTGGCCAGCGGACCTTTGTCGGCACCGAGGGCTTCGTTCCGCCGGAGGGCCCGGGTTCGGCGCAGGCGGATGTCTATAGCCTCGGCAAAGTTCTCTACGAGATCGCCAGCGGCAAGGATCGCATGGATTTCCCGGAACTGCCGGACGACATGCCGCCGAAGCCGGAGCGCAAGCGCTGGCTCGCGCTCAACCAGATCATCTGCGACATCTGCGAACCGCAGCTTTCCAAGCGCCGCGTCTCCACTGCGGGCGACCTCGCCGATGCGCTGCGCCGCTTGCAGGAGGGGAAACGGCGCAAGCGCCGTCGTCCGGTGGGCGCGTTTTTCGCGACCGTCCTCACGGCCGCGGCACTCGTTTTCGGCACGTGGGAAGCCTTCAAGGGCAGCCCGTGGATGAGCTTTTCCAACCAGTTCGCGAATCTCCTGCCAGAAGTGGGAGGTGGAACTCCGCCCCCCACGGGTGGCGGAGAGGTGAAGAAGCCGCCCGCCCGCGCGCTGATCAAGGTCAACAGCCGGCCCGAGGGCGCGGTGGTCATCGACTCGAGCGGGGAGATCCTGGGGACCACTCCGACCGACCTCATTTCCTCCCACGTCGGCGAACAGGTTTCATTCCGGCTTGAGAAGGAAGGCTTCGCGCCTGCCAGCTTGCAGGCCGAGGTGCCTGAGTCCGCATCGGAAGAGCCGCTTTTGTTAGAAGCGGAGCTGAAGATCTTTTCCCCACCCCAGCCGAACGAGCCGTGGGTCGATCATCTCGGGCAGCGCTACGGTCCGGTGGGCGAGGGGCACCAAAGCCGCCGTCCGGTGGGTCAGGAGGAATGGGAGCGCTATCGCGCGGCGAAGGAGCGTCCTGCGGATGTGGCCGAATTTGTCGAGGTCGAGGAAGACGGCATCAAGCGCAAGGTCGTGGTGACCAGCGAGGGGGAGGCCCAGGCGTTCTGCTGGTGGCTCGCGGAAACCGGGATACAGGCGGGCTTCCTCACGGTGAATCACCAGGGCCGCCAATTGATGGACGTGACTTTCTCAAACACCGGCCTGAGCGAGCGTGCCCGCAAGGAGAACTTCCGGCCCTTCCGTTGTCGCGTGGAGCCGATCCCTTTCGCCAAGATCGTGCTCACCACCGAGCCTGCCGGTGCGGAGGTCTTCCTGAAGGCTGCTGACTCCGCCTTTAACAGCAGCATCGGCCTGACCAATGGCCCGCTCACCTCCGACCCCTTGCGGCCCGCGGGCTATGAGTTGCTGGTCTTGTTAGAAGGCTACAAGCCGCTGTCCCGCAAGGTGACCCTCAAGTCGAATGAGACGCTGGAACTCCACCTGAAGCTCCAGCTCAACAACAGCGTGGTGATGGAGAAGCCGTGGGAGAACGGGCTCGGCATGAAGTTCGTCCCGCTCGGCGCGGATCTCATGGCCTCCATCTGGGAAACGCGGGTGAAGGACTACGACGCCTTCGTCCGCGCCCGCAACCTGCCGAATCCTTCCACGGACTTCCAACAAGGGCCGGATCATCCCGTCGTGTTCGTTTCCCGCGAGGATGCCGAGAGTTTCTGCGCGTGGCTCACGGAGGTCGAGCGCAAGCAGGAACGCCTGACGCAGGTCCACGAGTACCGCCTGCCCACGGACTACGAGTGGAGCCTGATGGCCGATCTGAAGGAGCCGATCGAGCTTTCGCCGGCGAGGCGGGACACCCTCCGAGCCAAGGTTTTCATGTGGGGGGCTGCATGGCCGCCGGGAGTCGGTGGCGTGAAGGTCGGCAACCTCGCCGATGCCACGGCCTCGATCATTTTGCGCGCCGAGCGCGTGATCCCCGGCTACAACGATGGCTTTGAGAAGACCGCGCCGGTCGGCTCCTTTCAGCCCAATGCCCTGGGGATCTACGACCTCTGCGGCAATGTCCATGAATGGGTCTCGGACAACTACAGCCCGACCTCTCCCTCCGCCGTGCTGCGCGGCGGAGGCTGGAATACCTATCAGCCGCAGAACCTCTACATCGGCGCCCGCAATACCCAGCCGAAGGAATTTCGTGACAGCATCTACGGCTTCCGCGTCGTGCTTGCCAAGGTGCCGCCGATTCCCGAAACCTCGCCTGCCGAAAACGGCACCACTACCGATGGTTGA
- the ruvC gene encoding crossover junction endodeoxyribonuclease RuvC, with the protein MRVLAIDPAVRNTGYAVVEGDGHKAVALAFDVISIPDRLPQSAALAAVRTHLRNVIEKHQPDEVAVEGIIYVQSHRTAISMGAARAAALIAAADAGLRVYEYAPMKVKMAVTGKGRADKQQVAFMVRALLGLPETPPHDAADALAIGLAHLQASDPLKAKMLERRQV; encoded by the coding sequence ATGCGTGTCCTCGCCATTGACCCCGCGGTGCGAAATACCGGCTATGCCGTCGTCGAGGGCGACGGGCATAAGGCGGTGGCGCTCGCATTCGATGTGATATCAATCCCCGATCGCCTGCCGCAATCAGCCGCATTGGCCGCGGTCCGCACGCACTTGCGGAATGTGATCGAGAAGCACCAGCCTGACGAAGTGGCGGTGGAAGGAATCATCTACGTGCAGTCGCATCGCACCGCCATCTCGATGGGTGCCGCACGCGCAGCTGCGCTCATCGCCGCAGCCGACGCGGGCCTAAGGGTGTATGAGTACGCACCGATGAAGGTGAAGATGGCCGTCACCGGCAAAGGCAGGGCGGACAAGCAGCAGGTCGCCTTCATGGTGCGGGCGCTGTTAGGACTTCCCGAAACGCCACCGCACGACGCGGCGGACGCATTGGCCATCGGCCTCGCGCACCTACAGGCGTCCGATCCGCTCAAGGCAAAAATGCTCGAACGACGTCAGGTATGA
- the fmt gene encoding methionyl-tRNA formyltransferase produces MSGAEVRVVFFGSGEIAIPAFRRLIADGPRPLALVTQPDKPAGRHRDLTPPPIKRVALEAGIPVLQPESVRDEASLDELRALAPDVIVVMAYGQILPKALIAIPRVACINLHASLLPRHRGASCLQAAIDEGDAETGITVMHVVPKLDAGDIIHALATPIGDEETGGSLHDRMADVAAEALAQALPGILDGSATRTPQDSELSTYAPKLDREHGRIDWTWDAQRLARRIRAYEPWPGTWTTFEGKRVKIFPAKAGQGTVGEPGVLTVEEGEARVGCGDGFLVLGDIQPDGSRRMPARDWVKGLRSLPRFV; encoded by the coding sequence ATGAGCGGTGCGGAAGTCCGGGTGGTGTTTTTTGGCAGCGGTGAGATCGCGATCCCTGCATTCCGCCGGTTGATCGCGGACGGGCCCCGGCCTTTGGCGCTGGTGACGCAGCCGGACAAACCGGCGGGGCGGCATCGCGACCTCACGCCACCGCCGATCAAGCGGGTGGCCTTGGAGGCGGGTATTCCGGTCCTCCAGCCGGAAAGCGTGCGCGATGAGGCGAGCTTGGACGAGCTGCGCGCGCTCGCGCCGGACGTGATCGTGGTGATGGCCTACGGGCAGATCTTGCCGAAGGCGCTGATCGCCATCCCACGGGTGGCTTGCATCAACCTGCACGCGTCGCTTTTGCCGCGGCACCGCGGGGCCTCCTGCCTGCAAGCGGCAATCGACGAAGGCGATGCCGAGACGGGAATCACGGTGATGCACGTGGTGCCGAAGCTTGATGCCGGCGACATCATTCATGCGCTGGCGACGCCCATCGGCGACGAGGAGACGGGTGGCTCGCTGCACGACCGGATGGCGGATGTGGCGGCGGAGGCCTTGGCCCAGGCATTGCCGGGGATCTTGGACGGATCTGCAACGCGGACGCCGCAGGACAGCGAACTTTCGACCTACGCTCCGAAATTGGACCGCGAGCACGGCCGGATCGATTGGACGTGGGACGCGCAGCGGCTGGCCCGGCGCATCCGCGCCTACGAGCCGTGGCCGGGGACTTGGACGACCTTCGAAGGCAAGCGCGTGAAGATTTTCCCGGCAAAGGCAGGGCAGGGAACTGTGGGCGAACCGGGTGTCCTGACGGTGGAGGAGGGCGAGGCCCGGGTCGGCTGCGGGGACGGTTTTCTGGTGCTCGGAGACATTCAGCCGGATGGCTCGCGGCGGATGCCGGCGCGGGACTGGGTGAAGGGACTGCGCAGTTTGCCGCGGTTTGTCTGA
- a CDS encoding DEAD/DEAH box helicase: MGFDTLGLSEAVLEAVTESGYENPTPIQAQAIPLILEGRDVIGASQTGTGKTAAFALPTLSKLKPLGKPQILVLEPTRELAHQVAEQFEKYGKHTGLKVALLYGGVGFGDQLKALQNGADIVVATPGRLVDHFYRATMRFNEVKTLILDEVDRMLDMGFLPQVRKIVNLCPWEGRQTLFFSATMPPAIQTFAQWCLINPISVEIARRAVASTVTHAFYPVSMDQRDDLLIALLSKTDYHSVMIFTRTRKEADQVCALIKRDGGHEKVAAMHSDISQVDRMKALAGFKSGEFEVLVATDVAARGIDISGVSHVINYRVPENAEDYVHRIGRTGRAEAEGDAFTILTADELEYAKSVEIYVDQKIPRRKLEGFDYIYTALLDDSPSKPIRKKPMGGKKKRR, encoded by the coding sequence ATGGGATTTGACACACTAGGCCTCTCCGAAGCCGTTCTCGAAGCCGTAACGGAGTCGGGCTACGAAAACCCCACGCCGATCCAGGCCCAGGCCATCCCGCTGATTCTGGAAGGGCGCGACGTGATCGGGGCCTCCCAGACCGGCACCGGCAAGACGGCGGCGTTCGCGCTGCCCACGCTGAGTAAGCTCAAGCCTCTCGGTAAGCCGCAGATCCTGGTGCTGGAGCCGACCCGCGAGCTCGCCCATCAGGTGGCCGAGCAATTCGAGAAATACGGCAAGCACACCGGCCTGAAAGTCGCCCTGCTCTACGGCGGCGTCGGCTTCGGCGATCAGCTCAAGGCCCTTCAAAACGGTGCCGACATCGTGGTCGCGACTCCCGGCCGCCTGGTTGACCATTTCTACCGTGCGACCATGCGCTTCAACGAGGTGAAGACCTTGATCCTCGACGAGGTGGACCGCATGCTCGACATGGGCTTCCTTCCACAGGTCCGCAAGATCGTGAACCTCTGCCCGTGGGAAGGCCGTCAGACGCTCTTCTTCTCGGCCACCATGCCGCCGGCGATTCAGACCTTCGCCCAGTGGTGCCTCATCAACCCGATCAGCGTGGAAATCGCCCGCCGCGCGGTCGCCTCCACCGTCACCCACGCCTTCTATCCGGTCTCCATGGACCAGCGCGACGACCTGCTCATCGCGCTGCTTAGCAAGACCGACTACCACTCGGTGATGATCTTCACCCGCACCCGCAAGGAGGCCGACCAAGTGTGCGCGCTCATCAAGCGGGATGGCGGCCACGAGAAGGTCGCTGCGATGCACTCCGACATCAGCCAGGTGGACCGCATGAAGGCCCTCGCCGGTTTCAAGAGCGGTGAGTTCGAAGTGCTCGTCGCCACCGACGTCGCCGCGCGCGGCATCGACATCTCCGGCGTCTCCCACGTCATCAACTACCGCGTCCCGGAAAACGCCGAGGATTACGTCCACCGCATCGGCCGTACCGGCCGTGCCGAGGCCGAGGGCGACGCCTTCACGATCCTCACCGCCGACGAACTGGAATACGCGAAGTCGGTTGAGATCTACGTCGACCAGAAGATCCCGCGCCGGAAGCTCGAGGGCTTCGATTACATCTACACCGCGCTCCTCGACGACTCCCCTTCCAAGCCGATCCGCAAGAAGCCGATGGGCGGGAAGAAGAAGCGGAGGTAG
- a CDS encoding sigma-70 family RNA polymerase sigma factor, giving the protein MSDQEYDKERDQVLAAAYEKTRKSLIARLDNWEDQKTWDEFYQTYWRLIYAVAIKAGLRPDEAHDCVQETVLSIAKQSKKKLYDPEQGSFKTWLMNMTRWRINDQFRKRKKDTAMAGGEWEDDRKTAVIDRFEDPKGDMLSRLWDVEWKKNVADAALARVKAQVSPKQYQIFDCYVVRQWDAKKVQDHLNVSMAQVYLAKHRVGAVLKKELARLEEDADE; this is encoded by the coding sequence ATGTCCGACCAAGAGTACGACAAGGAGCGCGACCAAGTGCTCGCCGCAGCCTACGAGAAGACCCGCAAGAGCCTGATCGCGCGGCTGGACAATTGGGAAGACCAGAAGACCTGGGATGAGTTCTATCAGACCTACTGGCGGCTGATCTACGCCGTTGCCATCAAGGCCGGCCTGCGTCCGGACGAGGCTCACGACTGCGTGCAGGAGACCGTCCTTTCCATCGCCAAGCAGTCCAAGAAGAAGCTCTACGACCCCGAGCAAGGTTCCTTCAAGACGTGGCTGATGAACATGACCCGCTGGCGGATCAACGACCAGTTCCGCAAGCGCAAGAAGGACACCGCGATGGCGGGCGGCGAGTGGGAGGACGACCGCAAGACCGCAGTCATCGACCGCTTCGAGGACCCGAAAGGCGACATGCTTTCCCGGCTTTGGGACGTGGAATGGAAAAAGAACGTCGCCGACGCCGCTTTAGCCCGTGTGAAAGCACAGGTGTCGCCCAAGCAGTACCAGATTTTCGACTGCTACGTCGTCCGCCAGTGGGACGCGAAGAAGGTCCAGGACCACCTCAATGTCAGCATGGCCCAGGTGTACCTTGCGAAGCATCGCGTGGGGGCTGTCTTGAAAAAGGAACTCGCTCGACTGGAGGAGGATGCCGACGAATAG